A stretch of DNA from Microbacterium croceum:
CCATTATGGCCAGGGCGTCGTCTCGCGCGGGACCATTCGGCCGTGAATAATGCTTCGGCCGATAGGGATGTCAGATGCCGCCGATAGCCTGGGAGCATGGCCACCCGAAAACCCGCTCCACCGGCGTACGTCTGCACCGAATGCGGGTGGACGACCGCCAAGTGGGTCGGCCGCTGCGGGGAGTGCCAGCAGTGGGGCACGGTGCAGGAGCAGGCCGCCAAGACCGGCATCTTGCAGCGCGTCACCGCGCTCGCCCCGACCTCGGACCGTGCGGCACGACCCATCACGCAGATCACCACGCTCGATGCGCCTCGGCGCACGAGTGGCGTCGGCGAGTTCGACCGCGTGCTCGGCGGCGGCATCGTGCCCGGTGCGGCGATCCTGCTCAGCGGTGAACCGGGCGTCGGCAAGTCGACGCTGCTGCTCGAGGTCGCCGCCCAAGCGGCGCGCGCCGGGCGGCGGGTGCTCTACGCGAGCGCCGAGGAGTCCCAGGCGCAGGTGCGACTGCGCGGAGAGCGCACCGGCGCTCTGCACGACGAGCTGTATCTGGCGAGTGAGACCGACCTGGCCACGATCCTCGGTCACATCGACGAGGTCCAGCCCCAGCTCGTGATCGTCGATTCGGTGCAGACCGTCTCGTCATCCTTGATCGACGGCGCGGCCGGACAGCCGAGCCAGGTGCGCGAGGTCGCATCGGCGCTGATCCGGGTCGCCAAGGAGCGCGGTCTTCCCGTCATCCTCGTCGGCCACGTCACGAAGGACGGACAGGTCGCCGGTCCCCGCGTGCTGGAGCACCTGGTCGACGTCGTGTGCCACTTCGAGGGCGATCGGCAGACGTCGCTGCGGTTCATCCGGGCTCTCAAGAACCGGTACGGCCCCACCGACGAGGTCGGCTGCTTCGAGATGGCGGGAGACGGCATCTCCGAAGTCCCCGATCCGTCCGGCCTCTTCCTCTCGCAGGGTGCCACAGAGCCCGGCACCTGCGTGGCGATCTCG
This window harbors:
- the radA gene encoding DNA repair protein RadA, which codes for MATRKPAPPAYVCTECGWTTAKWVGRCGECQQWGTVQEQAAKTGILQRVTALAPTSDRAARPITQITTLDAPRRTSGVGEFDRVLGGGIVPGAAILLSGEPGVGKSTLLLEVAAQAARAGRRVLYASAEESQAQVRLRGERTGALHDELYLASETDLATILGHIDEVQPQLVIVDSVQTVSSSLIDGAAGQPSQVREVASALIRVAKERGLPVILVGHVTKDGQVAGPRVLEHLVDVVCHFEGDRQTSLRFIRALKNRYGPTDEVGCFEMAGDGISEVPDPSGLFLSQGATEPGTCVAISLEGRRALPVEVQALTVPSTSPNPRRIVHGVDSSRVAMVLAILEKRARIPTGQLDVYVSTVGGVRFTEPAADLAIAVAVAGSIQQFSVPRSVAAVGELSLAGEIRPVTQATQRRSEAARLGYERVVDDRSKSLRAALDDVRAHKPGLRAVPDLPPF